A stretch of the Acidobacteriota bacterium genome encodes the following:
- a CDS encoding HupE/UreJ family protein, which translates to MRDRRKMLLAVGTLALLLAGATGGVQAHDIPNDVTVRAFVKPEGDRLRMLVRVPLEAMLDINFPLRGPGYLDIEGAEQLLPDAAMLWLGQEIELYEDGVRLPEPTLSAVRLSLPSNRAFNTYEDALAHVTTGERLPPTTQIIWRQALLDVLLDYDTTSAESAFSIRPGVERLGLRVISVIRFITPAGAERAFELRGDPGVVTLDPRWHQAAWNFVVSGFEHILDGLDHLLFLLCLVIPFRRFWALVPIVTGFTVAHSVTLIASAYDMAPNTLWFPPLVETLIALSIVYMAFENIVAAGSGDATRIRRRWVVAFGFGLVHGFGFSFALRETLQFAGSHLLTSLLSFNVGVELGQLLVIALCVPALELLFRYGVNERMGTILISALVAHTSLHWMAERYETLSQYPLTWAAIASALLDGIIPWLILFMLAAATAWYGFKYWRQPPAEEVAAEQRTG; encoded by the coding sequence GTGCGAGATCGACGCAAGATGCTGCTGGCCGTCGGCACGCTGGCCCTGCTGCTGGCCGGAGCGACCGGCGGCGTGCAGGCGCACGACATCCCGAACGACGTGACCGTGCGCGCCTTCGTCAAGCCGGAAGGCGACCGGCTGCGCATGCTGGTGCGGGTTCCGCTCGAGGCGATGCTCGACATCAACTTCCCGCTCCGCGGCCCCGGCTATCTGGACATCGAAGGCGCCGAGCAACTCCTGCCCGACGCCGCCATGCTGTGGCTGGGCCAGGAGATCGAGCTGTACGAGGACGGCGTCCGGCTGCCGGAGCCCACGCTTTCCGCGGTGCGCCTCTCGCTGCCGTCCAACCGGGCGTTCAACACCTACGAGGACGCGCTCGCCCACGTCACGACCGGCGAGCGGCTGCCCCCGACCACGCAGATCATCTGGCGGCAGGCGCTATTGGACGTGCTGCTCGACTACGACACGACGTCCGCCGAATCCGCCTTCTCGATCCGGCCCGGCGTCGAGCGGCTGGGACTGCGGGTCATCTCGGTCATCCGCTTCATCACGCCGGCGGGCGCCGAGCGGGCGTTCGAGCTGCGCGGCGACCCGGGCGTCGTCACCCTCGACCCGCGCTGGCACCAGGCGGCCTGGAACTTCGTCGTCTCCGGCTTCGAGCACATCCTCGACGGCCTCGACCACCTGCTGTTCCTGCTCTGCCTGGTGATTCCGTTCCGCCGGTTCTGGGCGCTCGTGCCGATCGTGACCGGATTCACCGTGGCCCACTCGGTGACCCTCATCGCGTCGGCGTACGACATGGCGCCGAACACGCTGTGGTTCCCGCCGCTGGTCGAGACGCTCATCGCGCTCTCCATCGTCTACATGGCGTTCGAGAACATCGTGGCGGCCGGCTCCGGCGACGCCACCCGCATCCGCCGCCGCTGGGTGGTCGCCTTCGGCTTCGGCCTCGTGCACGGATTCGGCTTCTCGTTCGCGCTGCGCGAGACGCTGCAGTTCGCCGGCTCGCACCTGCTGACGTCGCTGCTGTCGTTCAACGTCGGCGTCGAGCTGGGCCAGTTGCTGGTGATCGCGCTCTGCGTGCCGGCCCTGGAGCTGCTCTTCCGCTACGGCGTCAACGAGCGCATGGGCACGATACTGATCTCGGCCCTCGTCGCCCACACCAGCCTGCACTGGATGGCCGAGCGCTACGAGACCTTGAGCCAGTACCCGCTCACGTGGGCGGCGATCGCCAGCGCGCTGCTGGACGGGATCATCCCGTGGCTGATCCTGTTCATGCTGGCCGCGGCCACCGCGTGGTACGGATTCAAGTACTGGCGGCAGCCGCCGGCGGAGGAGGTCGCGGCGGAACAGCGGACCGGCTGA
- a CDS encoding FKBP-type peptidyl-prolyl cis-trans isomerase, giving the protein MIINTSSPSVLILVALLVVGFAAAASAQRTIPAPPDVAAPPDDAERTSSGLASKVIEEGTGSRRPRSNSRVTVHYTGWLTNGQMFDSSRVRGTPAMFPLDRVIAGWTEGVQLMVVGETRRFWIPEDLAYGGRAGFPAGMLVFDVQLLQIQ; this is encoded by the coding sequence ATGATTATCAACACTTCGTCGCCGTCCGTTCTGATCCTGGTCGCCCTGCTCGTCGTCGGCTTCGCCGCCGCGGCCAGCGCGCAGCGCACCATCCCCGCACCGCCCGACGTCGCGGCGCCGCCGGACGACGCCGAACGCACCTCCTCCGGCCTCGCGTCGAAGGTCATCGAGGAAGGCACCGGGAGCAGGCGTCCCCGATCCAACTCGCGCGTGACCGTCCACTACACCGGCTGGCTGACCAACGGCCAGATGTTCGACAGCTCGCGGGTCCGCGGCACGCCCGCGATGTTCCCGCTCGACCGCGTGATCGCCGGCTGGACCGAGGGCGTGCAGTTGATGGTGGTCGGCGAGACGCGGCGCTTCTGGATTCCCGAGGATTTGGCCTACGGCGGACGCGCCGGCTTCCCGGCGGGCATGCTGGTCTTCGACGTCCAGCTCCTGCAGATCCAGTAA
- a CDS encoding matrixin family metalloprotease, protein MPFPTRASLLIAAIAVPAAMSLCRPATAVAADRSILVLAPSTEDDRIEPAREAIAFWNDRLEELGVQTRLRGPRVVVASPIARTVENYARSVAQRGVRLPGGEAEPDAPRELTGLDADIVVLLSRQNILSYTWPLPRTAPPRYLVVIRLARGLDRGDAMVSRHVVAHELGHALGLLHNESPHTLMCGPCQPLTSEPDETGFLPLTDAERARLVAFHGRR, encoded by the coding sequence ATGCCATTCCCGACGCGAGCGTCGTTGCTGATTGCTGCCATCGCGGTCCCGGCGGCCATGTCGCTGTGCCGCCCGGCCACGGCCGTGGCCGCGGACCGATCGATTCTCGTGCTGGCTCCGTCCACGGAAGACGATCGCATCGAGCCGGCGCGCGAGGCCATCGCGTTCTGGAACGACAGGTTGGAAGAGCTCGGCGTGCAGACCCGTCTGCGTGGGCCGCGGGTCGTCGTCGCCTCGCCGATTGCCCGCACCGTGGAGAACTACGCCCGCAGCGTGGCGCAGCGCGGGGTGCGCCTGCCGGGCGGAGAGGCGGAGCCGGACGCGCCACGGGAACTGACGGGGCTGGACGCCGACATCGTGGTGCTGCTGTCGCGCCAGAACATCCTGTCGTACACGTGGCCGCTTCCGCGTACCGCGCCGCCGCGATACCTTGTGGTGATTCGCCTTGCGCGGGGGCTAGACCGGGGCGACGCGATGGTGAGCCGCCACGTCGTCGCCCACGAGTTGGGCCACGCGCTCGGCCTGCTGCACAACGAGTCTCCGCACACGCTGATGTGCGGGCCCTGTCAGCCGCTGACGTCCGAGCCGGACGAGACCGGGTTCCTCCCGCTGACCGACGCGGAGCGTGCGCGGCTCGTCGCGTTCCACGGGCGACGGTAG
- a CDS encoding AbrB/MazE/SpoVT family DNA-binding domain-containing protein — translation MKATHAPRGPIDPAAVRLVADGDATKSDKIRALNRLGMRTADIARSLDIRYQFARNVLQRDEQRAAPASLLTAAERSRVAGLIRGLPTKAARIRALAAAGFDRSQIANALGLGYQHVYNVLSARRAGRLRDGGPERASAPAVAYPYPYAAQGEPDHDLPGPDPVRSIVAAGGRVTVPADFLDALGVSEGDPVVLNLEGDEVRLCGPDAAIRRVQRLVARHVPADVSLADELISERRREAARESDDG, via the coding sequence ATGAAGGCGACCCATGCTCCACGCGGACCGATCGATCCGGCCGCTGTGCGGCTCGTCGCGGACGGGGATGCGACGAAGTCCGACAAGATCCGTGCGTTGAACCGCCTCGGCATGCGCACGGCGGACATCGCGCGATCACTCGATATCCGGTATCAGTTCGCCCGCAACGTCTTGCAGCGCGACGAGCAACGGGCCGCGCCGGCGTCTCTGCTCACGGCGGCCGAGCGCAGTCGGGTGGCGGGACTCATCCGGGGGCTTCCCACCAAGGCGGCCCGAATCCGTGCTCTTGCGGCCGCCGGCTTCGACCGGTCGCAGATCGCGAACGCGCTCGGACTGGGCTATCAGCATGTCTACAACGTGCTGTCGGCCCGGCGAGCCGGCCGCCTTCGGGACGGCGGTCCCGAGCGGGCAAGCGCGCCTGCGGTCGCGTACCCATATCCGTATGCCGCGCAAGGCGAGCCGGATCATGACCTGCCGGGGCCGGACCCGGTCCGGTCGATCGTCGCAGCCGGTGGACGTGTCACCGTGCCGGCGGACTTTCTCGACGCGCTCGGCGTCTCGGAGGGGGATCCGGTCGTGCTGAACCTGGAGGGGGACGAGGTGCGACTCTGCGGACCGGACGCCGCGATCCGGCGGGTCCAGCGCCTGGTGGCGCGGCATGTTCCGGCCGACGTTAGTCTGGCCGACGAGCTCATCTCCGAACGGCGGCGGGAGGCCGCGCGCGAGTCCGACGATGGCTGA
- a CDS encoding type II toxin-antitoxin system VapC family toxin gives MADCVLDASAILALVRGEPGADIVRGRIPRSLVSTVNVAEVGTKLVDWGMSSAGLRRVVLGLGFEMRPFDANQALAAAALRAATRSRGLALGDRACLALAQSTGLPVLTADRAWRGVGVDVEIEVIRT, from the coding sequence ATGGCTGATTGCGTCCTGGATGCGTCCGCGATCCTGGCGCTCGTCAGGGGCGAGCCGGGCGCGGATATCGTGCGCGGCCGGATCCCGCGCTCGCTCGTATCCACGGTGAACGTTGCGGAGGTAGGTACGAAGCTCGTCGACTGGGGCATGTCCAGCGCCGGGTTGCGGCGCGTCGTCCTCGGTCTCGGATTCGAGATGCGCCCGTTCGACGCGAATCAGGCACTGGCGGCGGCTGCGCTGCGGGCGGCCACGCGCAGCCGCGGATTGGCTCTCGGCGATCGTGCCTGCCTGGCGCTGGCCCAGTCCACCGGATTGCCGGTGCTGACCGCCGACCGGGCGTGGCGCGGCGTCGGCGTGGATGTGGAGATCGAAGTGATTCGCACATGA
- a CDS encoding CRTAC1 family protein: MTSARFILLMMPPRSRNDDTPRLRAGCRRGPRRSVPVDAVASPRRAVDRPPHGGRMTRVPFIHVARAAALAVAAAAGLDLAGPVAAQLARPSEAVSPASAAGHQRMLALLRTIANQTPDTHPFLGDWRARELREELRGLPATDTGPNRWRVMFQLSGEELRLGNEAEAIRLLTDALALIPETDENRPGIDLTNYSLGVAYLRLAETRNCALHPHAEACILPLQGRGIHSDQTPSRQAIAAFTAVLRSTENVASGGVLSAAGARNWGAGAPAPVGNDGTQQYLAALWLLNVAYMTVGGYPDEVPEPYRLPPETFRSTGTMPRFTNIAPTLGLDTFDMCGGAVADDFDGDGHLDIVVSTWGTRGQMRYFRNNRNGTFTERTAEAGLLGLYGGLNMVQADYDNDGDVDLLVLRGAWLRAAGRHPNSLLRNDGKGTFTDVTFDAGLGEVHYPSHTAAWGDYDNDGDLDLYVGNESSRTLVAPSQLFRNDGDGTFTDVAGPATVMNYGYAKAAVWGDYDGDGLQDLYVSNFGGSNRLYRNTGRGFFIDEAPRLGVTGPTGSFPAWFWDVDNDGQLDLYVSAYTADIEHLAARALGRPAPTETSRLYRGMGGGRFQDVTGRYGLTAPTAAMGSNFGDLDNDGYPDFYLGTGYPPYHSVMPNVMYRNREGRGFSDVTYAGGFGHLQKGHGVAFADFDNDGDQDVFQQMGGAYPGDRFGNALYENPGFGNHWITIRLEGVRSNRSAIGARIRAVVAGERGAGRRSIYRHVNSGGSFGGNPLRQTIGLGRASRIERLEILWPATGITQTFNDVPADRAIHIVEGERAYSTLPLRSFTLGSQGR; encoded by the coding sequence ATGACGAGCGCGCGATTCATTCTGCTCATGATGCCTCCCCGCTCCCGGAACGATGATACTCCGCGGCTGCGCGCGGGGTGCCGGCGCGGACCCCGGCGAAGCGTTCCCGTCGACGCCGTGGCATCCCCGCGGCGCGCCGTTGACCGGCCCCCGCACGGCGGTAGAATGACTCGGGTGCCATTCATCCACGTCGCGCGTGCCGCCGCGCTCGCAGTCGCGGCGGCGGCCGGGCTCGATCTGGCCGGCCCCGTCGCTGCGCAACTCGCGAGGCCGTCCGAAGCCGTCTCGCCGGCGTCGGCGGCCGGCCATCAGCGCATGTTGGCGCTGCTGCGGACGATAGCGAACCAGACTCCCGATACGCACCCCTTCCTGGGAGACTGGCGGGCCAGGGAGCTCCGCGAGGAGTTGCGCGGACTGCCCGCCACGGACACCGGCCCCAACCGCTGGCGCGTGATGTTCCAGCTCTCCGGGGAGGAGCTGCGCCTCGGCAACGAAGCCGAGGCGATCCGGCTGCTCACCGACGCCCTGGCCCTGATCCCCGAGACCGACGAGAACCGCCCGGGGATCGATCTGACCAACTACAGCCTCGGGGTGGCCTACCTCCGGCTGGCCGAGACGCGGAACTGCGCGCTCCATCCGCATGCCGAGGCCTGCATCCTGCCGCTGCAGGGGCGAGGAATCCACAGCGATCAGACGCCGTCCCGCCAGGCCATCGCGGCCTTCACGGCGGTCCTGCGGAGCACGGAGAACGTGGCGTCGGGCGGCGTGCTGTCCGCGGCGGGCGCTCGCAACTGGGGCGCGGGCGCGCCCGCGCCCGTCGGAAACGACGGGACGCAGCAGTACCTCGCGGCACTCTGGCTGCTCAACGTCGCCTACATGACGGTAGGCGGTTACCCGGACGAGGTGCCCGAGCCGTACCGGCTGCCGCCGGAGACGTTCCGGTCGACCGGGACGATGCCCCGGTTCACGAACATCGCGCCGACCCTCGGTCTCGACACGTTCGACATGTGCGGCGGCGCGGTCGCCGACGACTTCGACGGCGACGGCCATCTCGACATCGTGGTCTCGACGTGGGGCACGCGGGGACAGATGCGCTACTTCAGGAACAACCGCAACGGGACCTTCACGGAACGCACCGCCGAAGCGGGCCTGCTCGGACTGTACGGCGGCCTGAACATGGTCCAGGCCGACTACGACAACGACGGCGACGTGGACCTGCTGGTCCTGCGCGGCGCGTGGCTGCGCGCGGCCGGCCGGCACCCGAACTCGCTGCTGCGGAACGACGGGAAGGGGACGTTCACCGACGTGACGTTCGACGCGGGACTCGGCGAGGTGCACTACCCGAGCCATACGGCAGCCTGGGGCGACTACGACAACGACGGCGACCTCGATCTCTACGTCGGCAACGAATCGTCGCGGACGCTCGTCGCGCCGAGCCAGCTCTTCCGCAACGACGGCGACGGCACGTTCACCGACGTCGCCGGGCCCGCCACCGTCATGAACTACGGGTACGCCAAGGCGGCGGTCTGGGGCGACTACGACGGCGACGGCCTCCAGGACCTGTACGTATCCAACTTCGGGGGGAGCAACCGGCTCTACCGCAACACCGGTCGCGGGTTCTTCATCGACGAGGCGCCGCGGCTCGGCGTGACCGGCCCGACCGGGAGCTTCCCGGCGTGGTTCTGGGACGTGGACAACGACGGGCAGCTCGATCTGTACGTCTCGGCCTATACGGCAGACATCGAGCACCTGGCGGCCCGCGCGCTCGGCCGGCCCGCCCCCACCGAGACGTCGCGGCTCTACCGCGGCATGGGCGGCGGACGCTTCCAGGACGTTACCGGCCGCTACGGCCTGACGGCGCCGACCGCGGCGATGGGCTCGAACTTCGGCGATCTCGACAACGACGGCTACCCGGACTTCTACCTGGGCACCGGCTATCCGCCCTATCACAGCGTGATGCCGAACGTGATGTACCGCAACCGGGAAGGACGCGGCTTCTCCGACGTAACCTACGCGGGCGGCTTCGGCCACCTCCAGAAGGGCCACGGCGTGGCCTTCGCGGATTTCGACAACGACGGCGATCAGGACGTGTTCCAGCAGATGGGAGGCGCCTATCCGGGCGACCGGTTCGGCAACGCCCTCTACGAGAACCCCGGCTTCGGGAACCACTGGATCACGATCCGCCTCGAGGGCGTCCGCTCCAACCGGTCGGCGATCGGCGCCCGCATCCGGGCCGTCGTCGCCGGCGAGCGGGGCGCCGGCCGGCGCTCCATCTACCGCCACGTGAACAGCGGCGGCAGCTTCGGCGGCAATCCGCTGCGCCAGACCATCGGGCTGGGCCGCGCTTCGCGCATCGAGCGGCTCGAAATCCTCTGGCCCGCAACCGGCATCACGCAGACGTTCAACGATGTGCCGGCGGATCGAGCCATCCACATCGTCGAGGGCGAGCGGGCCTACTCGACCCTCCCGCTGCGCTCGTTCACGCTCGGCTCGCAGGGACGATAG
- a CDS encoding carbohydrate binding family 9 domain-containing protein has product MPMTTVRRSVPLLAGLLLAASQPAGAQSTPETPLGTRTLSGADAEAGAQAVEPPLVLDGNGGSGGFAVMPPSEYYRVAPVRVENGPQIDGRLDEEVWLQAAVIDDFVQQEPAEGEPATERTVVRLLYDAEALYLGVEAYDTEPDGVIATEMRRDSLRLLDEDNFQVILDTFQDRRSGYMFVTSPLGAKLEQQVAEEGEGGWRGRNSNNVNINWDGVWDVVSRRTADGWMAEIAIPMVTLRFPRTEEQVWGVNFMRNIRRKNEQVYWAPISKEYTLTRVSLAGTMHGIGAVNRGLDLRMTPYMLAGGRQDRATGTVAGGGLDGSGFNDYGLDVKYGVASGLNLDLTLNTDFAQVEVDEQQVNLTRFPLFFPEKRDFFLENAGMFNVGAPGSGFGRVADLFFTRRIGLSAGGQPTPIIGGARLTGKVNRHNVAAMNITTGSFGNAGDNFFVGRYSRDILARSKVGGIVIDKQAVGSVFAPDAGGVSHYNRTFAADTTLAVHRNLTMTGFVAKTQTPGLTSGDMASYARATWLSPAFHVYTEFADLQENFNPEVGFVPRLGIRTSKFHGEWNPRPGRFNIRMFDPMWNITYTTDQHNRLLTRRIHNMIGTYFENGSSAMFYFNDHFEQLDIPFPIRNTGVTVPAGTYRFGEWVFSYQSDPSRRLYTRTRYSPQTFFDGTRTDIQATVGLRATSRVSAETIFNRSDVDLPWGNFVADLASLRLDLTLSPTVTLRSLSQYNSLTGELSNSIRFNWIYSPGSDIYIAYDEMRLDDLFYLNPHVRRSPWGDVRNRQIAVKMTYLLSR; this is encoded by the coding sequence ATGCCCATGACCACTGTCCGTCGTTCGGTCCCCCTTCTCGCCGGCCTGCTGCTCGCCGCATCGCAGCCGGCCGGGGCGCAGTCCACGCCGGAGACGCCCCTCGGAACGCGCACCCTGTCCGGGGCCGACGCCGAGGCCGGCGCCCAGGCGGTCGAGCCGCCCCTCGTACTGGATGGAAACGGCGGGAGCGGCGGATTCGCCGTCATGCCGCCGAGCGAGTACTACCGGGTGGCGCCGGTCCGCGTCGAGAACGGCCCGCAGATCGACGGGCGCCTCGACGAGGAGGTCTGGCTGCAGGCCGCCGTCATCGACGATTTCGTGCAGCAGGAGCCGGCCGAGGGCGAGCCGGCCACCGAGCGGACGGTGGTCCGGCTGCTCTACGACGCCGAAGCCCTCTACCTCGGCGTCGAGGCCTACGACACCGAGCCCGACGGCGTCATCGCCACCGAGATGCGGCGCGACTCGCTGCGGCTGCTCGACGAGGACAACTTCCAGGTCATCCTCGACACCTTCCAGGACCGGCGCTCCGGCTACATGTTCGTCACCAGCCCGCTCGGCGCGAAGCTCGAGCAGCAGGTGGCCGAGGAGGGCGAGGGCGGCTGGCGGGGACGCAACAGCAACAACGTAAACATCAACTGGGACGGGGTCTGGGACGTCGTCTCCCGCCGCACCGCCGACGGCTGGATGGCCGAGATCGCGATCCCGATGGTGACGCTGCGCTTCCCCAGGACCGAGGAGCAGGTCTGGGGCGTCAACTTCATGCGCAACATCCGCCGCAAGAACGAGCAGGTGTACTGGGCGCCGATCTCGAAGGAGTACACGCTGACCCGCGTCAGCCTCGCCGGCACCATGCACGGCATCGGGGCGGTCAACCGCGGCCTCGACCTGCGCATGACCCCCTACATGCTCGCGGGCGGCCGCCAGGACCGCGCCACGGGTACCGTCGCCGGCGGCGGTCTCGACGGCTCGGGGTTCAACGACTACGGCCTCGACGTCAAGTACGGCGTGGCGTCGGGCCTCAACCTGGATCTGACCCTGAACACCGACTTCGCGCAGGTCGAGGTGGACGAGCAGCAGGTGAACCTGACGCGCTTTCCCCTCTTCTTCCCCGAGAAACGCGACTTCTTCCTCGAGAACGCCGGCATGTTCAACGTCGGGGCGCCGGGGAGCGGGTTCGGGCGGGTCGCCGACCTCTTCTTCACGCGGCGGATCGGCCTGTCGGCGGGCGGTCAGCCGACCCCCATCATCGGCGGCGCGCGGCTTACCGGGAAGGTCAACCGCCACAACGTCGCCGCGATGAACATCACGACGGGGTCCTTCGGCAACGCGGGCGACAACTTCTTCGTCGGCCGCTACAGCCGCGACATCCTCGCGCGCTCGAAGGTCGGCGGGATCGTGATCGACAAGCAGGCCGTCGGCAGCGTGTTCGCGCCCGACGCCGGCGGCGTCTCCCACTACAACCGCACGTTCGCGGCCGACACGACGCTCGCGGTGCACCGCAACCTGACGATGACCGGCTTCGTCGCCAAGACCCAGACTCCCGGCCTGACGAGCGGCGACATGGCCTCGTACGCGCGGGCCACGTGGCTGAGCCCGGCGTTTCACGTCTACACCGAGTTCGCCGACCTGCAGGAGAACTTCAACCCCGAGGTCGGCTTCGTCCCGCGCCTCGGCATCCGCACGTCGAAGTTCCACGGCGAGTGGAACCCGCGGCCCGGTCGCTTCAACATCCGGATGTTCGACCCGATGTGGAACATCACCTACACCACCGACCAGCACAACCGGCTGCTGACCCGGCGGATCCACAACATGATCGGGACCTACTTCGAGAACGGCTCGTCGGCCATGTTCTATTTCAACGACCACTTCGAGCAGCTCGACATCCCGTTCCCCATCCGCAACACCGGCGTTACGGTCCCGGCCGGCACCTACCGCTTCGGCGAATGGGTCTTCTCGTACCAGTCCGACCCGTCGCGGCGGCTGTACACCCGGACCCGGTATTCCCCGCAGACCTTCTTCGACGGCACCCGCACCGACATCCAGGCCACGGTCGGCCTGCGGGCCACGAGCCGCGTCTCGGCCGAGACCATCTTCAACCGCAGCGACGTCGACCTGCCGTGGGGGAACTTCGTCGCCGATCTCGCATCGCTGCGCCTGGACCTGACGCTGTCGCCGACGGTGACGCTGCGATCGCTGTCGCAGTACAACTCGCTGACCGGCGAGCTGAGCAACAGCATCCGCTTCAACTGGATCTACAGCCCGGGCAGCGACATCTACATCGCCTACGACGAGATGCGCCTCGACGACCTGTTCTACCTGAATCCCCACGTCCGCCGCTCGCCGTGGGGCGACGTGCGCAACCGCCAGATCGCCGTCAAGATGACCTACCTGCTATCGCGGTGA